One Sphingomonas sp. FARSPH DNA segment encodes these proteins:
- a CDS encoding spinster family MFS transporter: MPTRSRYPALVLAMLLLVYTFNFLDRQILGILAQPIKADLKLSDTELGALGGIAFALLYSTLAIPLALVADRTSRSWVITASLAVWSGFTALCGLATGFWQLFAFRLGVGVGEAGGVAPSYAMIADYFPPERRARALAIYSLGIPIGLAGGALLGGVIASLVDWRWAFIVVGLAGVVLAPIFRLVVKEPPRPRSGSDAVRVGAVFRLLAGKRSFWLMAFAAAFSSMCGYGLAFWVPSVLIRSFGFTLLGTSHYVASLLLVGGTIGVFGGGWLADRLGARDRGAYARLPAIAWLITVPLFGAALMSPSPVVAWFLFLIPNGLNILWLGPVTTAVQHLVPAPMRATASASFLFINNLIGLGLGSWLMGRLSDAMKAAHGVDALRYATFYALGFYVIAAALMLSAVKALRRDWVA, encoded by the coding sequence ATGCCGACCCGTTCCCGTTATCCGGCGCTCGTGCTGGCGATGCTGCTGCTCGTCTACACCTTCAACTTCCTCGACCGGCAGATCCTCGGCATCCTCGCGCAGCCGATCAAGGCGGACCTGAAGCTCAGCGATACCGAGCTTGGCGCGCTAGGGGGCATCGCCTTCGCCCTTCTCTATTCGACGCTCGCCATCCCGCTCGCGCTCGTCGCGGACCGCACCAGCCGCAGCTGGGTCATCACCGCCAGCCTGGCGGTGTGGAGCGGTTTCACCGCCCTGTGCGGGCTCGCCACCGGCTTCTGGCAATTGTTCGCCTTTCGCCTGGGCGTCGGGGTCGGCGAGGCGGGGGGCGTCGCGCCCTCCTATGCGATGATCGCCGACTATTTCCCGCCCGAACGCCGCGCGCGGGCGCTCGCCATCTATTCGCTCGGCATCCCGATCGGGCTTGCCGGCGGCGCGCTGCTCGGCGGGGTGATCGCCAGCCTGGTCGACTGGCGCTGGGCATTCATCGTCGTCGGGCTGGCGGGCGTCGTGCTCGCGCCGATATTCCGCCTCGTCGTCAAGGAACCGCCGCGGCCGCGGTCGGGCAGCGACGCGGTCCGCGTCGGCGCGGTGTTCCGCCTGCTCGCGGGCAAGCGCAGCTTCTGGCTGATGGCGTTCGCCGCGGCGTTCAGTTCGATGTGCGGCTATGGCCTCGCCTTCTGGGTGCCGTCGGTGCTGATCCGCAGCTTCGGCTTCACGCTTCTCGGCACGTCGCACTATGTCGCCTCGCTGTTGCTCGTCGGCGGCACGATCGGCGTGTTCGGCGGCGGCTGGCTTGCCGACCGGCTGGGCGCGCGCGACCGCGGCGCCTATGCGAGGCTGCCGGCGATCGCCTGGCTCATCACCGTGCCGCTGTTCGGGGCGGCGCTGATGAGCCCGTCGCCGGTCGTCGCCTGGTTCCTGTTCCTCATCCCCAACGGGCTCAACATCCTGTGGCTGGGGCCGGTGACGACCGCGGTCCAGCACCTCGTCCCCGCGCCGATGCGCGCGACCGCGTCGGCGAGCTTCCTGTTCATCAACAATCTGATCGGGCTGGGGCTGGGATCGTGGCTGATGGGGCGGTTGTCCGACGCGATGAAGGCGGCGCATGGTGTCGACGCGCTACGCTACGCCACCTTCTATGCGCTGGGCTTCTACGTGATCGCGGCCGCGCTGATGCTGAGCGCGGTCAAAGCGCTGCGCCGCGACTGGGTGGCGTGA